A stretch of DNA from Malus sylvestris chromosome 9, drMalSylv7.2, whole genome shotgun sequence:
ACATTTTATATGGGCTTAAATTTCAATCTCATTTATTCAATTTAACTCTTAAAAGgcgttttattttatatttttaatttttaattttgtttttgcttttgtttttgtgtggGTAAAGAATCATGAGCTGCTTTGGCTGTTGCGAAGACGATGATATGCATAAAGCGACCGACCATGGAGGTCAATACATGATGAAAAATCCAGCGGGTATTAATCCAATCCACTCTCTTACATCTGCGGCTTTGTGTTTGTATATTTTACTTCATTTCTTCTTGTATCTGTTTGTTCCGTCGCCAATTTTATCAATTTCCAACCGAGTTGAATTTCAACTCCACAGGAAACGAGGGAAGCCATCATGCCTCAGGAGCTGCACCCAGAGGTGCTCAACCCGTAAGGGTCCAGCCTATCGAAGTTCCTACCATACCATTTGACGAACTAAAGGAGATTACAGAAGGCTTTGGGACCAGTGCTTTGATCGGAGAGGGTTCATATGGAAGAGTATACTATGGGGTTCTTAAAAGTGGGCAGCATGCAGCAATCAAGAAGTTGGATGCCAGTAAACAACCTGATGAGGAATTTCTGGCCCAGGTTTAGACAAGAGAACCCGTTATTTACTTTTGTTATTGCCATGTTATTGAAacaagtttaaattcatttctaaATTGACGAATGACGGATACAGGTTTCTATGGTATCAAGGCTGAAACATGACCACTTTGTTCAACTGCTTGGTTACTGTGTTGATGGGGTTTCACGTGTTCTTGCCTACGAGTTTGCATCTAATGGATCCCTTCATGACATTCTACACGGTATGTAAGAGTAAGATAAAAGTGAAGCCTTAAAGATGGGATTGAGTTTATTGTTTCTAATCTAGCTGCGCAATCTTGGTCGATGCATTGTTTGTGCAAGGAAATCAACTATTTTGCTTTTTATTGTCTAATCTTATTTCTTTCATTGAGTGAGACTAGACTACTTGAGAGCTGTTGTCTTAGctgtttctggaaactatagTATTTGACCAGATAATTTTGCTAATACAGGAAGGAAAGGTGTTAAAGGGGCGCAACCTGGTCCAGTTTTATCGTGGGCACAACGTGTTAAAATTGCGGTGGGTGCTGCAAAAGGCCTTGAATATTTGCACGAAAAGGCTGATCCCCACATTATTCATCGCGACATCAAGTCTAGCAATGTACTCATATTTGATGATGATGTTGCTAAGATTGCAGACTTTGATTTGTCCAATCAAGCTCCAGATAATGCAGCACGTCTTCACTCCACTCGTGTGCTAGGAACTTTTGGCTATCATGCCCCTGAGTAAGCTTTTAATAGGTCCTTCAAAGAATGCTTTAGCAACGATGTAGCGCATTTGCTCTATTCTAAGCTAAAAATCAAACAGCGCCCTTCTTGATTGCTGAGAATCCTTTACATTACCTACCTAAGTGTTAAAGGCTAGGCAATAACCTACCTAATTTACTAATAGTGCTCCCTAAAAGTTTGGTATTAGGGTGCATGCAATGATCCccaaaattcattaattttatttgtgGTTTGCAGATATGCAATGACAGGACAGTTGAATGCCAAGAGTGATGTTTACAGTTTTGGTGTTGTCCTGCTTGAGCTTTTGACTGGACGAAAACCTGTTGATCATACATTACCACGGGGACAGCAGAGTCTAGTAACATGGGTACTATACCTGTGCTCTGTACACATAGCACGTGCCATCTGTTTTTGAAATTGTAGACATAAGAATATGTTCTTGTTCttatattgtaattttttttttaagtcaacCAAACTGATTTTTGAAGTATTTGGGTTGTCTTAGGCTACACCAAAGCTTAGTGAAGACAAAGTTAGGCAGTGTATTGATTCAAGACTTGGAGGAGAGTACCCACCAAAGGCGGTTGCAAAGGTAGTCACTATATCATTCCATGCATATATGCACACAAGCATACACCCACAAATATGCACTTCTGGTAATTCCTTGTTTCTGTTGGCACGAGGGTGGTGTTGCTGAACATGCATCTATTCCGTTTTTCCCCATACATTTGCATGTGGACAGTGATTTTGCTTACCAAAACATCTAAAACTTAATGCTATATTCTGTCTTGAATCTTGATTATAGATGGCTGCAGTTGCTGCCTTGTGCGTGCAATATGAGGCTGATTTCCGCCCAAACATGAGCATTGTTGTTAAAGCCCTCCAACCCCTGTTAAATGCTCGTCATGGACCTGCCGGTGAATCACCAAACTTGTGAATCTCTCAATCTCCCTCTGTCTCTCCCTTTGCCTCTGAAGGTGTGGCATGTGTGCATGTATAAGTAATTCAGCATGCAATTATTGTAACAAAAGGGGATAGAGTTCTGAGGGTGGTCTGGTGGTATATTGTTTGCACAATGTTCTATATGCttcgttttcttctttttttcctctttttgaaAGAGATGTACTATATTGCTTCATTATTTGCGGTGTATTTGATTTGTTCATAATGCAAGGTGGTATTTCATGTttttaagagcatctccaaaatATGCG
This window harbors:
- the LOC126582639 gene encoding pto-interacting protein 1-like codes for the protein MSCFGCCEDDDMHKATDHGGQYMMKNPAGNEGSHHASGAAPRGAQPVRVQPIEVPTIPFDELKEITEGFGTSALIGEGSYGRVYYGVLKSGQHAAIKKLDASKQPDEEFLAQVSMVSRLKHDHFVQLLGYCVDGVSRVLAYEFASNGSLHDILHGRKGVKGAQPGPVLSWAQRVKIAVGAAKGLEYLHEKADPHIIHRDIKSSNVLIFDDDVAKIADFDLSNQAPDNAARLHSTRVLGTFGYHAPEYAMTGQLNAKSDVYSFGVVLLELLTGRKPVDHTLPRGQQSLVTWATPKLSEDKVRQCIDSRLGGEYPPKAVAKMAAVAALCVQYEADFRPNMSIVVKALQPLLNARHGPAGESPNL